CCGAGCCGCCGTATTCCTGCGGAACCAAGACGCCCATGAGCCCTAATTCACCTAGTTGCTTAAAGATATGAACCGGGAACTCCTGAGACTCGTCCCATTTCATCATGTCTGGTTTAATAGACTTAGCGCCGAAGTCACGGATCATTTCAGCAATCATCTGCTGATTCTCATTATAGGTAAGTTGCATGGGGTATAATTTTTGTAGTCTGCTACTAATCAAGGTGGAAAGTTACACATTTTCCTAACACCAAGCTAACGTATGTTAGCCTACAATGTTCTTGGATTGCTTGAGCAATAGTAGGGATTGGCTAATAATTTTCTGTTTTCGGGCTCATTTCCAGAAATGGACCCGAAAACAGAAATGTCTCCATTTACGTGTTCGCCTACTACCTGTAATATGTGGTGCTCTCTATTGATGGTTTATTTCCGTTGGGTCCATTAATAAATATATGAGGCAAGGAGCATAGGTAAATGCTTCTGCGAATGCATAGGAATAACTTTCTATGGAATTATGAGTAATCATGGCAAATTGGTTGGTTTGCCATACCCATTACTTTTGACTTACTTTGTATTTGGCTTGCCATGCCTTACAGGCTTTCTCTGACCCACTAGAATCTGTTCCTTTATGCCCCGTTCCTTAATTAGATTGGCTTTTCGGTATTTATGCCTTCTTCTTTTGCTTGTGCAGTTGAGTTCCTGTGAAGTATATCGGCAGAACATTATGTTCCGGACAAATGGAGATGTAAACGCTGACCTGCTAAGGGCCTCCGCCACAGAGGCTGGGCGCAATTACAGAATCCAGCCGAACGATGTTTTGGATATTAAAATCTTCACCAACAAAGGGGAGATATTGGTTGACCCAAACAATTTCCTTCGGCAGGAATTAATGCAAGGGAATACTGGCGGAGGGGGTGGTGCCAACCAAAGGATACAAGTAGAGGACCCTACTTACGTCGTTCAGCCCAACGGTGACGTTAAGGTTCCTATGATAGGATTCGTGAATGTGCTGGGAATGACTGTGGCGCAGGCAGACAGTATGTTCCAAAGTAGGTTTGAAACTTATTACAGAGAGACCTATGTTTACACACAGGTTGCGAGTAGAAGGGTTGTGGTCTTAGGTGCTTCCGGTGGAAAAGTGATTCCGTTACCCCATGAGAACATGCATTTGGTGGAAGTACTTGCCTTGGCTGGTGGAATTTCAACTGATGGCAAAGCACATAATATCAGATTGATCAGAGATGTTTCCACCAGTAAGCCAATTGTACATCTGATAGACCTTTCCACCGTAGAAGGCATGCAACGGGCGAACCTAAGAGTTATGCCCAATGATGTGGTCTATATTGAACCAGTGAGAAGGGTATTCAATGAATCATTACGCGACGCGCTTTTGGTTTTGGGAGCTGTCAGCAATGTTCTGACTTCATACTTGGTAATTAAAAATGTTATACAGTAATAAGCAATAGATTTAATGAGTGTGAAAACAGCAAATGATCTTGAAGAACTTGATCATCGCTTAGGAAATACTGAACTGGAGGAAGAGGATAGTGGCGCCAGCATTGATTTTGTCACGCTTTGGCATGTTGTCAGAAAAAGTATTCCTTGGGTCTTATTATTGATATTGCTAGGCCTTTCTGCGTCTTACCTATTTCTTAGATATACCAAAAAAGTTTACGAGTCCTCCTCTACAATCAAATTAGATGAGCAATCAGAAGCAGGCGTATTAGGACTTGGACAGCAGCAAATGATGGATCCTGGCGTTGGAAAGCTCCAAGGTGAGGTGGATCTTATCAAATCTGATTTGGTCTATGATCAATTAAAGAAGAGTATGCCACTACAGGTAAGTTACCATGTTGAGGCTAGGGTGTTAGATGTAGAGCTTTACAAGGAAAGCCCATTTACGGTTGTCTATGAGCCAGGTAAGTTTTCACTTCTAGATGAAAAGATTTATCTGAAGTTTATCTCAAACACTAAATACTCGCTTTGGATTGGGGAAGGAAGTGGGTCAACTCACTTATTGGGTGAGCCTGTGACGATTGATGGAAATGAGCTATTGGTGAATAGAACTGCTGCTTTGGATAAAAATGACTTGGGGCAAACATATTTTTTTATTGTGCATAGTGACCAAGCACTTAAGAAATACCTGAATACCAACATCAATGCGGCTATCTTAAACCCAGAGGCAAAAACCATTTCTATCTCTTTCAAAGACTTTAACCGGTACAAAGCCCGCGACATAGTTAATAAGTTAGATACGGTTTATCTGCAGCAGAAACTTGCCCGTAGCAACCAGGCCAACAGGCAAACGGTTGAATTTCTAAACGAACAGCTTCAGGAAACTCAGGACAACCTCCGGAAGGCGGAGTTTGACATGGAATACTTTGTGAAGGAGAATAAGTCATATGATGTTAAGTCCACTCTTGACGCAGCAATGAGTCAACTTCAAGATCTGGAGAAGCAAAAGCTTGACTTACGTTTCAAGACAACAGTGTTAAGTGATATTCAGCAAAGAATCCAGAGAGACGAAGACTTATCTGGCACTTTATTGGGTTTACAGGTTCATTTACAGCAAGATCCTCAGTTACTTCAGCAATTGACACTTCATAATGATTTGTTATCAAGACGCAGGAGGTCCTTAGCAACAAGTAGAGGAAATACTTTATCTGACAAAATGGTTGAGGACCAGATTGAACTTTCGGAGAGGAAGATATCTGGGTTAATTACAGAATCTCGCAGATTTATTCAAAGCCAAATTGCAAATCTTGATAGAAACCAGGCTCGGTTGACCGGCGAGATTGTACAGGCTCCGTCCAAAGAAACCGAAAGAGCGCGTCTTGCCAGGATTTTGGGAATCTACGAGAAGTTTTACCTGATGATCATGGACAAACGGGTGGAATATGGCATCTCCATGGCCGGGACTACGGCAGATTTTCAAATTTTGTCTCCTGCAAGCCTGCCCAACGAAGGGAATCCGGTATACCCCAATGCTTTTTTGATTTATGCAATTGGCTTAGCAGGCGGATTATTCCTTGGTGTCGGTTTAATTGGTGCACGTTACTTGATGCATAACACCGTCACCAACGTTCGGGAATTAGAGCGGAATACGACTGCCCCTGTCCTTGGAATCGTTCCTTCTTATAACAAGGAGAAAATGCCGGTTTCAAAACTGGTGGTGAACCAGAACCCGAAGTCGGCACTGAGCGAATCTATCAGATCTATCAGAACAAACCTGGATTTCCTGAGTTCTTCCAAAAAGAAACGGATTATCTCCATCACCTCCACTATCAGCGGCGAGGGAAAAACCTTTGTGGCGGTAAATTTGGGTGGTATCATTGCCATGTCGGGCCAACGGGTAGCGTTATTGGATTTGGATATGCGAAAGCCAAAGGTGCACATTGCCTTGGATGGTGATAATATCAAAGGTATGAGCACCATTCTGATTGATAAACATACAGTACAGGAAGGATTACAACATACTTCTATCCCTGGCCTGGATTTTATCTCTGCAGGACCCACGCCTCCCAACCCATCAGAGTTGATTATGTCCCAACGGTTTGATGAAGTTCTTCAAGAGTTACATCAGGAATATGACGTAGTCATTGTGGACAGCCCGCCGGTAGGTCTTGTGACAGATGGGGTGTTGATCATGCGCAAGGCTGATATCCCGCTGTTTATTGTGAGGGCTAATTATTCTAAGAAAGCTTTCCTAAAGGGAATAGACCGCCTAATACGGGCGAATCAGTTAACCAACATGGCTACTATCCTGAATGATTCGCAAAGCGTAAACATGTATGGGTACTCTTATGGGTATGGGTACGGCTATGGATACGGTTATGGGTATGGGTATTATGACGAGGAAGTGAAGCCCACCATGGGTGATAAGTTGAAGTCAATCTTTAAGAAATAGATATGTGGCCGATTTTAAGGCGGCTATTCGAGAAAAAAGACGAGCCCATTCAGTCGTATGAAGGGCTGGTGACAGACATGCACTCACACGTGCTGCCTGGGTTAGATGACGGGGCTGTTTCTATAGAGGAATCCTTGCAACTGCTGCAAGCCTTGCAGGCACTGGGGTTCAAAAAGGTGTGTATGACGCCCCATATAATGGGTGATTTTTACAAAAACACGCCTTCTATGATTCTGGGGAAACTGGAGGAGGTAAGAGTAGCAGCAAGGGATTCCGGGATCGACTTAGAACTCAGTTGCGCCGCCGAATATTACCTTGACGAATGGTTTATGGCCAAGCTGGAAGGGGAGGAGCCGCTTCTTTCTTTTGGCGGAGATCGGAAGTTTCTTTTGATAGAAACTTCTTATATGAATGAACCGTCTCTCTTGCACCAGGCTATCTTTTCCATTAAAGCGGCAGGATATACTCCCGTTCTGGCGCACCCAGAACGCTATACGTATTTCTATGGCCGGTTGGAGAAGCTGCTCCAGTTGCGGGAGTTGGGAGTATTGTTTCAGATTAACACTAATTCCATCACGGGCTATTACTCCAAAATGGCCCAGGAGGTAGCAAAACAGTTAATTCAACAAAAGGCTGTGGAGTTCTTGGGGACAGATACCCATTCTTTGCGTCATATTCGATCTTTGGAGAGGTCCTTAAAAGAACCGTTACTGGCAGAAGCCTTAAAATTACCGTTGTTGAACGCAACCCTTTGATCAGAGCCCTTTGAGAAAGATTTTAGTCACTGGCGGAACCGGCTTAATTGGTGATTTTCTGCTGAAGCGTCTGCTGGAGGAGCCCTGTGAGATAGTCGCGCTTTATAGAAATACAGAACCGCAACTAAAACATGACCGTCTTTCTTGGGAAAAGGGAGATGTGTTGGATGTACTTTTGCTGCGGGGGCTAATTGAAGGAGTAGAGGAAGTATACCACAGTGCGGGTTTTGTGTCATATGCTCCGCAGGATGAAGAACTGTTAGAACAAATCAACGTAAAGGGCACCGCCAATGTAGTGGATGTCTGTCTGGAAAACCCAGGCGTTAAGCTTTGCCATATAAGCTCCATTGCGGCCATTAACCGGGCCAAAGGGCAGGAAGTAATTGACGAGACAGCCAAATGGAACCCGTCAGAAGAAAGATCCGCGTATGCCACCTCTAAGTTCTTTGGCGAAATGGAAGTATGGCGCGGCATCTCTGAAGGGCTGAAAGCGGTGATCGTGAATCCATCCATTGTATTAGGGCCCGGTGACGTAAACAGAAGTAGCACACAGTTGTTTAAGTATGTGCAGGAGGAGCGTTCTTTTTACAGCCACGGCTACGCCAACTTTGTAGATGTTCGTGATGTGGTGTTGGCGGCGGTCACGTTAATGGAAAAGGAAGCATGGGGCGAGCGGTTTATCCTGAATGCCCATCAGGTCACGTACCTTTCCTTTTTCCAGCAGGTGGCGGCCATCTTGCAGAAGAAGGCGCCCAGTACCAAAGTGCCGGCTTGGCTGGCAGAAGTCTTATGGCGGGTAGAAGCGGTAAGAGGCAAATTGACCGGGAAAAGACCTTTAATCACCAAGGAAACTGCCCGCATTGCCCAGGAAAAACATTTTTACAGCAATGCAAAAGTGAAAAAGGCAACAGGCATGGAGTTTCGGCCGTTGGAAGAGACCTTGCAGTGGTGCTGTCAGCAACTTTCCCCCAAAGGGCTGGCGTAATTAAGTTTAAGAGAATCGTGTAATGGGGAGGGTTTCACCTGAACCCTTGTTGTGAATAGCTTGTAGATGGACGATAATTTTGAGGATTTTTCCAGCGAGGACTTGGACCTGGTCCAACGGTTTGAAAGCATGCTGGAAACCAATGTTTCTGTTTTTTTTGACCTGTCAGATTTTGAGGTAATCATTGATTACTATGCTAATACCTTCAACTACAGCCAGGCACTGAAAGCCTGTGATGTGGGCATTGCGCAATATCCGTTTTCCACCGAACTCTTGATTGACAAAGCCCAGGTGCTAGCCATGCTGGGGGCCTTTGACGAGGCGTTGGTGCTGGTGGACGAGGTGGCCGAACTGGACCCGGAAAACGAAGACATCCCCTTGACCAAAGGCATCATCTTCAACCAGAAAGGCGATTTTGCGCTGGCCATTGACCACTTTAAGCAAGCCATTGAAAAGGCAGAGGTAAAAGATGACATCCTGTTCAACATAGGGTTGTCTTACCAAAGCTGGGGCAAGTTCAAGGCGGCCATGAAGTACTACAAGAAGAGCCTCAGAATGAACAGTGAGAACGAGCTGGCCCTGCAGGAATTGCTTTATTGCCTTGAAATAACCGGCGAAGGGGAATCTGTGGTCAGTTTCTTCCAGGAATTTGTGGACGAAGACCCTTATTCGGCCCCTGCTTGGTTTAATTTGGGCCTGGCGCATAGCCGACTGGGCAATTACGAGAAAGCTGTGGGCGCCTATGAATACGCTACGCTAATCAAACCTGAGTTTGCGGCAGCCTATGTAAACCTGGCCAACAACTTTGTGTACCTGGGCGAGTTCTCCAAAGCCATTGAGGCCTTTCTGGCGGCCGCAGAGCAAACCGGTCCTAATGCCGATATCCTGTGCAATATTGGTGAATGTTATGAAAAACTGTCGCAGTGGGACCTGTCACATAAATACTACCAAAAAGCCATTGACCTCTCGCCAGACATGGACGAGGCCTGGTTTGGCATTGGCGTGATCCTGGACCTGCAGGAAAAATGGTTAGAGGCGGTACACCATTACCGCAAGGCCATTTCGTTTTTCTCAGACAACGCAGAATACTGGATGGCCCTGGCCGCGGCGGAATACCAAATGGGGAACATTATCTCCAGCGTGGAAGCCTATGAACACGCCAGTACCCTGGCACCGGAGAACAAAGACATCTGGTTGAACTGGTCCATTATCTTGTATGAACAGGGTAATTTTGACGGGGCTATTGACCTTCTCTTGAATGCCCTGGAACTGCAGCCAGACGAAGCAGAGCTGCAATACCGGCTCTGCGCTTACAGTTTGGCGGCAGGAAAGTACAAACAGGCATATAATTATCTGGAAAATGCCTTAATTTTGGACTTCGACAAGCACAAGCTTCTCTTTGAATTCTTTCCTGAGCTGGAATCTCAGCGGGCTTTGGCCCGGCTTATTGACCAGTATCGTAAATAAACCTGCATGAATTACCACTTATCCCACTTACCAGAGCGCACCTCCAAACCTAGAGAGAGCGGTTTCACCATGGCCATGGACAAAGGCCTGAGCCTGAGAGAAGCCGAAGATTTCATTGAGGCATCTGGAGAATATGTAGATATTGTAAAGTTGGGTTGGGCCACTTCCTATGTCACTAAAAACCTGGACAAGAAGATAGAACTGTACCAGGCGGCGGGCATTCCGGTGTACTTGGGCGGAACCTTGTTTGAAGCCTTTGTGGTGCGGAATCAGTTTGACGACTACCGCCGCACGCTGGACAAATACAAACTTACCTACGCCGAAGTATCTGACGGGTCCATTGAAATGAACCATGACGTGAAGTGTGAATACATTAGAACGCTGGCCAAAGATGTGACCGTTTTGTCTGAAGTAGGCTCAAAAGACGCCGAGAAAATCATTCCGCCCTACAAATGGATCAGCCTCATGAAGGCCGAGCTGGAAGCTGGGGCCTGGAAGGTGATCGGTGAGTCCAGGGAAGCAGGTAACGTGGGTTTGTTCAGGTCTACCGGCGAAGTGAGGAGCGGTCTGGTGGAAGAGATCCTGACCCAGATTCCGTTTGAGAAAATTATCTGGGAGGCGCCACAGAAATCACAGCAGGTGTTCTTTATCAAGTTGTTAGGCACCAACGTGAATCTGGGCAACATTGCTCCCAACGAGATTATTCCCCTGGAAACCATAAGACTTGGCTTGCGCGGCGACACGTTTGGGCAGTTCCTGGACAAAGACATGATAAACGCCTGGCTCTAGGGCCCCTAAAATTACAATACCTCTATCCCTTTTTAATATGGAGTTACTCCGCCAGTTCATTGACCTTTTCCTGCATTTAGACCAGCACCTGAGTCAGATTATCTCAGATTACGGCACCTGGACCTATATCATCCTGTTCCTTATCATTTTTGTGGAGACAGGCGTGGTGGTGATGCCATTTTTGCCTGGTGACTCTTTGCTGTTTGCCGCCGGGGCCTTTGCGGCCACCGGGGTGCTCAACGTATGGATTCTGCTGGTGCTGTTGTTTGTGGCAGCCTTTCTGGGAGATACTCTGAATTATACTATAGGCAATTATTTTGGACCCAAGGTGTTCAAGCGAGACTATCGTTTCCTGAAAAGGGAGTACTTGCTCAAGACCCAGGCGTTTTATGAGAAGCACGGGGGCAAGACCATCATCTTCGCGAGGTTCATCCCCATCATCCGGACGTTTGCGCCGTTTGTGGCTGGGGTGGGCACCATGAAATACAGCAAATTCCTGTCCTATAACGTAATTGGGGGCTTTATCTGGGTAGTGGGCTTTGTGGCGGCGGGCTTTCTGTTCGGGAACATTCCAGCGGTCAAGAAAAACTTCACGCTGGTAATTTTCGCCATTATCCTGCTTTCTATTTTGCCACCCGTTATTGAGTTACTCAAGCATAAGTTCAAGTCAAACAAAGCGTAACTCCAACGCCTAGCGGTTATTGCATGGAACAAGTATACGGGTTAGTAGGCCAAAAACTAAACCACTCCTTCTCCCAAAGCTATTTCACTGAGAAATTCAGGTCTGAGGGGATCACTAACAGCGTGTACCAGTTGTTTGAGCTGGAGTCAATTCTTGATTTCCCGAAGTTGATTGCCGCGCAGCCTAATTTGAAGGGGCTGAACGTGACTATTCCGTACAAAGAAACCATCATTCCGTTTTTAGACGGCTTGGAGTCTGCCGCGGCCCGTATTGGCGCGGTGAACGTGGTTAAGTTTGAAGACGGAAAGTTGATTGGCCATAACTCAGACTACCAGGGCTTCATGCAGTCTTTGCAGAATTTCTACCATTGCTATTCCCAGAGCCAGGCCTTGATCTTGGGCACGGGTGGCGCGGCAAAAGCGGTGCAAGCGGCCTTGGAATACCTGAACATCTCGTACCGCACGGTTTCCAGGACCCGGCAGGGAGACAACCTGACTTATGAGGACCTGACCCAGAGCCTGATGTCGTCGGTGTCGTTGATTATCAATGCCTCGCCGGTGGGCACATTTCCCAAGGCAGAGGAGGCGCCTCAGATACCGTATGAGCTGTTGTCAAGCCACCATTACCTGTTTGATTTGGTGTACAATCCCGCAGAGACGCTGTTCCTGAAAAAAGGAAAAGCCATGGGCGCCAAAACCATCAACGGGTTTGAGATGCTGTGCCTGCAGGCCGAGGTAGCCTGGCAAATATGGCATAGCTAATCAGTATCCCTTCTTCAGAACTGTAACTCCTAATTAAGTTGCCCTTTCGTTTTCCGTTTTCGGGCTCATTTTCAGAAATGAGCCCGAAAACGGAATTTTTGTTTTAAGGCCCTACTTTAGCTTTGCCTGTCTGGGGGTTGCCACGTGGTTGGCTGTCTGTAAAAGGAAACTCGCCTTAAGGGGCTTCAATAAAAAAAAAGGAAGGTTCGCTCTAACCGCATGCAACCTTTGGGCCAGGCCAGGGCTCTTACCAATAAGACACATCTCTCAGTTGCGCATACTTGAAGATTCTACCAGAACAAGCTGTACATGAAGCCGACCTGATCAAGGGTGTGGTGGCGGGCAAAAGAGAGGCCCAACACCTGCTGTACCAGGCGTACGCCGGCAAAATGCTGGCTGTGAGCCGAAGGTATGCCCATACAGATTTTGAGGCCGAGGACATTCTGCAAGACGCGTTCCTGAAGGTGTTCCAGCACGTGGGCAAGTTCAAGCAGGAGTGCCCGCTGGAGTTCTGGATCAAACGCATTGTCATCAACACGGCTTTAAAACACCAGCGCGCCAACCGCCACCTCACCGTCACGGAGCAGGAAGAGGAAACCTGGGAAGACGCCGGGGACCAAGGCCTGGAGAATCAATACGGCTATGAGGAACTGCTGCAGTTGGTGCGGTCCTTGCCGCCCCGCTACCAGGCGGTGTTCAATTTGTACGCCATTGAAGGATTCTCGCACAAAGAGATTGGGGTCATGCTGGACATCACGGAGAGTACGTCAAAGTCACAATATTCCCGCGCCCGCGCCAGTTTGCGGCAGGCGCTCATGCGATTAGAGCAACCATATGAAAAAGTCATCAAATGAGGAAAATCAGCGCCATTCTGTGGAGGATGTCTTCCGGAATGGCTTTGAGGGAGCCCAAACGCCCCCTTCGGCCCGCCTCTGGGAAAACCTGGACCGGGAACTGGAGAACCAGGAGCTTCGCCGCTACCGCCGGCAGGTAATCTGGTATAGGGCCGCCGCGTGTCTGTTGTTTCTGTGCCTGGCCGGCGGCCTGATCTGGAAATACCAAACCGCGTCCCTCCAACCGTTTGCCGGGGAAGTAGCGGTGCGCCCAGCTTCGGCTGCCCCAGAAACGGGTGCGGTGGCACCGGGCGAATCTGCGCCTGCGCCAGAGCAATCCATAGCAGCCAGCCAAACCCAAGACCAGAATCCCGTTTTTGGCTCCGTTTCCAGAAATGAGCCCGAAAACGCAACTATTCTTGATAAATCCTTTCCATCTATTGCCAGTGCGCCAGGCAATACAACCAAGGCCAGCAATTTGGCAGGGAATAAGCCGCGTTCCAAGGTTACAGAGCAGGTAGCCAGTTTAGCACAGCACCGTGCGCTACCGGTTCAGGAAACTTCAAATGAAACTAAAGCTGCCCAATCTGAGGAAGTGATTTCAACGCTTTCAAACGAAACCCAAACCCTGGCGGTGGCCACTAGCGCAGTACCTGCCGTTACCACCGCCCCGGAATTGCAAACCAGAGCAAATATTGTTGACAGCTTGGCCCCAGCGGGAAAATCACTCCTATTACTGGACAAACCTCAGAAAGTGGCGGTAGAATCATCTGAAAAGAAAGCCATCATTGACGGCTCGGTGAATATGGTTTCCAAATGGAGTGTTTCACTGGCCTATGTGCCGCAGTATGCTTATTCGCCCATCAAAATTCAGCCGGAGGGCAACACCCTTGCCGCCACTAGCGCCATGGCCCAGCCCCAGATGTACCAGAGTTACCAGAAAGCCGTAGAGGAATACAACACCACCTACAAGCCTGGTTTCTCTTACCGCGCCGTGGTGGGGGCCAGTTACAGCATCAACAGCCATTGGCAGGTGGAGAGTGGCCTGTTGTACGCCCAGAATGAGGCCTCCACGCAGCATTCTTATTTAATCATGGAGGCTAGCCCAGCCGCTGCCGGGGCTTCTATAGTGGTGTCTGAGCCGGTGTTCATGAATTACACCAACATCAACGCTGCGCGCGCTAACAATCTTTCCACTTCCAATGCTGCCAGCCGGGTCACGGTGGCGCCTACGGCGCCTTACAGCACGCATTACAAGTACCAACAAGTAGGCGTGCCGCTTAAGGTTTCTTACCGGCATGCGTTCCAGAAGCTGTTCGCTTACGTGTCTGGCGGGGTGAACCTGAGTTTGCTCTTGCGCAATTCCATCACCCCAGAGAACAACCAGGCGCCGCCTCAGCACTTTGGGTACAATGACCCGCATTCGCCGTTCAGGAAATGGCAGTGGTCCACGGTCACCTCGGCGGGCGTGGGTTATGAAGTGAACCGGCAATTGAGTTTCATGGTGGGGCCAGATGCCATGTACGCCCTTTCATCGGTGCTCAAGGAGGAACAGAACCAGCCAGAGACTATTCAGGTGGGAGTGAGTCTGTCGGCGCGGTGGAAGGTTTTTAAATAATATAAAAAAGATTCGCAGAAAAGCGTCTTTTTCATTTTCCTTTTTGATTAGAAATGTTAGATTTGCTTTTAGTGAATGCTCTCCTGATTTGGAACAGTTTTATTTAGAGATCTACTAACACATGAATAAAACTTACTCAACCCCCAAAGTGGTAAGAACCTGGGTCCTCCTGTTCTCCGTGCCGCTGTACATTGGGGGAGCGGCGCTCTGGATGAAAGAGGAAATAAAGCTGGTGCTGGGCGAAAAAGACACAAATCACCTGCTGGTGACCGAGCAACCAAAACCCAAAGAGGCGCCTACTCCCAAATCCACTATCTTTGCGCTCCCCGCGCAAGTATCTTTCATGTACGCGGCCGTTAAATAGCCACAACCCACTTCAGATTCCCTTTCACTTATTACCAGTATTCTTGTATGCGTAAACTGACTTCTCTCTGGCTGATGGCCTTGCCGTTGTGCCTGTTGGCCTGCAAAGATGACGAAGAGGTAAGCAGTGACTGCTATGAGGCTGTGGTGGTAGACCAGGGCTGCGGTACGGTACTGGCCGTGGTTGACAAAAACAGCCGCATTGCCACCCTGCTGGACACCAGGCCTTCCAGCGGCGACACAGTGCTGGTGAACACCCTCAACCTGGCGCGTTACTACCAGGTGCCGGGCAAGCGTATTTACATTACCATGGCCCCCGTGCCCGAGAGCGAGACGCCAGAATGTCCCACGTTCATACCGGTGATTTACCCGCACGTAAAAATCCTCACCACCCAGGAAACACCCTGCCCATAACCTGGTTTTAGCTTCATTTCCAAAACAGAGCCCAAAAACGCTACTTTCTTTAGCAATCTTTGCCGCCGGCTAAACTCTCTTGCTCTTTCTGCTGTTATAATACGTTATCTTTGACCGTATTCTTTCCGCTATGGATTTTCAATTAACGTCAGAATTTAAGCCTACCGGTGACCAGCCCAAGGCTATTAAGGAACTGGTGAAAGGCATCAGAACTGGTGAGCACGCGCAGGTCTTGCTGGGCGCTACCGGTACCGGTAAAACGTTCACCGTGGCCAACGTGATTCAGGAAGTGAAGAAGCCCACACTGGTGCTTTGCCACAACAAAACGCTGGCCGCGCAGCTGTACGGCGAGTTCAAGCAGTTCTTCCCCAACAACGCCGTAGAATACTTCATTTCCTACTATGACTATTATCAGCCCGAGGCCTACATTGCTTCCTCTGACGTGTTCATTGAAAAGGACTTGGCCATCAACGAGGAGATTGAGAAACTGCGCCTACACGCCACTTCGGCTTTGTTGTCTGGTAGGCGAGATGTGATTGTGGTGGCGTCGGTGTCTTGTATTTACGGTATTGGTAACCCAGAGGAATTCGGAAAGAACGTGATTCCGCT
This region of Rufibacter sp. LB8 genomic DNA includes:
- a CDS encoding polysaccharide biosynthesis/export family protein, whose protein sequence is MFRTNGDVNADLLRASATEAGRNYRIQPNDVLDIKIFTNKGEILVDPNNFLRQELMQGNTGGGGGANQRIQVEDPTYVVQPNGDVKVPMIGFVNVLGMTVAQADSMFQSRFETYYRETYVYTQVASRRVVVLGASGGKVIPLPHENMHLVEVLALAGGISTDGKAHNIRLIRDVSTSKPIVHLIDLSTVEGMQRANLRVMPNDVVYIEPVRRVFNESLRDALLVLGAVSNVLTSYLVIKNVIQ
- a CDS encoding polysaccharide biosynthesis tyrosine autokinase — encoded protein: MSVKTANDLEELDHRLGNTELEEEDSGASIDFVTLWHVVRKSIPWVLLLILLGLSASYLFLRYTKKVYESSSTIKLDEQSEAGVLGLGQQQMMDPGVGKLQGEVDLIKSDLVYDQLKKSMPLQVSYHVEARVLDVELYKESPFTVVYEPGKFSLLDEKIYLKFISNTKYSLWIGEGSGSTHLLGEPVTIDGNELLVNRTAALDKNDLGQTYFFIVHSDQALKKYLNTNINAAILNPEAKTISISFKDFNRYKARDIVNKLDTVYLQQKLARSNQANRQTVEFLNEQLQETQDNLRKAEFDMEYFVKENKSYDVKSTLDAAMSQLQDLEKQKLDLRFKTTVLSDIQQRIQRDEDLSGTLLGLQVHLQQDPQLLQQLTLHNDLLSRRRRSLATSRGNTLSDKMVEDQIELSERKISGLITESRRFIQSQIANLDRNQARLTGEIVQAPSKETERARLARILGIYEKFYLMIMDKRVEYGISMAGTTADFQILSPASLPNEGNPVYPNAFLIYAIGLAGGLFLGVGLIGARYLMHNTVTNVRELERNTTAPVLGIVPSYNKEKMPVSKLVVNQNPKSALSESIRSIRTNLDFLSSSKKKRIISITSTISGEGKTFVAVNLGGIIAMSGQRVALLDLDMRKPKVHIALDGDNIKGMSTILIDKHTVQEGLQHTSIPGLDFISAGPTPPNPSELIMSQRFDEVLQELHQEYDVVIVDSPPVGLVTDGVLIMRKADIPLFIVRANYSKKAFLKGIDRLIRANQLTNMATILNDSQSVNMYGYSYGYGYGYGYGYGYGYYDEEVKPTMGDKLKSIFKK
- a CDS encoding tyrosine-protein phosphatase, with translation MWPILRRLFEKKDEPIQSYEGLVTDMHSHVLPGLDDGAVSIEESLQLLQALQALGFKKVCMTPHIMGDFYKNTPSMILGKLEEVRVAARDSGIDLELSCAAEYYLDEWFMAKLEGEEPLLSFGGDRKFLLIETSYMNEPSLLHQAIFSIKAAGYTPVLAHPERYTYFYGRLEKLLQLRELGVLFQINTNSITGYYSKMAQEVAKQLIQQKAVEFLGTDTHSLRHIRSLERSLKEPLLAEALKLPLLNATL
- a CDS encoding NAD-dependent epimerase/dehydratase family protein, translated to MRKILVTGGTGLIGDFLLKRLLEEPCEIVALYRNTEPQLKHDRLSWEKGDVLDVLLLRGLIEGVEEVYHSAGFVSYAPQDEELLEQINVKGTANVVDVCLENPGVKLCHISSIAAINRAKGQEVIDETAKWNPSEERSAYATSKFFGEMEVWRGISEGLKAVIVNPSIVLGPGDVNRSSTQLFKYVQEERSFYSHGYANFVDVRDVVLAAVTLMEKEAWGERFILNAHQVTYLSFFQQVAAILQKKAPSTKVPAWLAEVLWRVEAVRGKLTGKRPLITKETARIAQEKHFYSNAKVKKATGMEFRPLEETLQWCCQQLSPKGLA
- a CDS encoding lipopolysaccharide assembly protein LapB, whose translation is MDDNFEDFSSEDLDLVQRFESMLETNVSVFFDLSDFEVIIDYYANTFNYSQALKACDVGIAQYPFSTELLIDKAQVLAMLGAFDEALVLVDEVAELDPENEDIPLTKGIIFNQKGDFALAIDHFKQAIEKAEVKDDILFNIGLSYQSWGKFKAAMKYYKKSLRMNSENELALQELLYCLEITGEGESVVSFFQEFVDEDPYSAPAWFNLGLAHSRLGNYEKAVGAYEYATLIKPEFAAAYVNLANNFVYLGEFSKAIEAFLAAAEQTGPNADILCNIGECYEKLSQWDLSHKYYQKAIDLSPDMDEAWFGIGVILDLQEKWLEAVHHYRKAISFFSDNAEYWMALAAAEYQMGNIISSVEAYEHASTLAPENKDIWLNWSIILYEQGNFDGAIDLLLNALELQPDEAELQYRLCAYSLAAGKYKQAYNYLENALILDFDKHKLLFEFFPELESQRALARLIDQYRK
- a CDS encoding phosphosulfolactate synthase, whose translation is MNYHLSHLPERTSKPRESGFTMAMDKGLSLREAEDFIEASGEYVDIVKLGWATSYVTKNLDKKIELYQAAGIPVYLGGTLFEAFVVRNQFDDYRRTLDKYKLTYAEVSDGSIEMNHDVKCEYIRTLAKDVTVLSEVGSKDAEKIIPPYKWISLMKAELEAGAWKVIGESREAGNVGLFRSTGEVRSGLVEEILTQIPFEKIIWEAPQKSQQVFFIKLLGTNVNLGNIAPNEIIPLETIRLGLRGDTFGQFLDKDMINAWL